A region of candidate division WOR-3 bacterium DNA encodes the following proteins:
- the gcvPB gene encoding aminomethyl-transferring glycine dehydrogenase subunit GcvPB has translation MGNIFSQFKNRIREGDFEIPSTIPEYLKRKRPPRIPDLKENEVIRHFDRLGRKNYSVDYGFYPLGSCTMKYNPRLNEELASIPNFTELHPLQPAFTVQGILKIAKELENFLSLISGMDAITLQPAAGAHGELVGMLIVRKYHTEKGNPRKFVLIPDSAHGTNPASVTLAGYTALEIKSNSQGLVDIDELRKKVNEDVAAFMITNPNTLGLFESNIKLISEILHEKDILLYMDGANLNALLGITRPGDSGVDILHFNLHKTFSTPHGAGGPGSGPIGVKKFLEKYLPVPRIVERKGNFELSYDFPHSIGKVHAFYGHPLIWIRAFAYILRIGRENLRKIAEFAILNANYLRRKLEKYFENPYSDRPSMHEFVLSAENIKRKYGVKALDIAKRLLDYGFHAPTMYFPLIVKEALMIEPTETESLETLDAFAEVIEKIMKEIEENPDLVKNAPHNAPVKRLDEAKANKDLDVRYTFSE, from the coding sequence ATGGGAAATATATTTTCACAATTTAAAAATAGAATCAGGGAGGGGGATTTTGAGATTCCTTCTACAATTCCTGAATACCTTAAAAGAAAAAGACCCCCTCGTATTCCTGATTTAAAGGAAAATGAAGTTATAAGACACTTTGATAGACTTGGAAGAAAAAATTATTCTGTAGATTACGGGTTTTATCCTCTTGGTTCCTGTACAATGAAATATAATCCAAGGTTAAATGAGGAGCTTGCAAGTATCCCAAATTTTACAGAACTTCATCCCCTTCAGCCTGCTTTTACAGTTCAGGGAATTTTGAAAATAGCTAAAGAACTTGAAAATTTTCTCTCTTTAATTTCAGGTATGGATGCAATTACATTACAACCTGCTGCAGGTGCTCATGGCGAGCTTGTAGGAATGTTAATTGTAAGGAAATATCATACAGAAAAAGGTAATCCGAGAAAATTTGTTTTAATTCCGGATTCAGCACATGGAACAAATCCAGCCTCAGTGACTCTTGCAGGTTACACAGCTTTAGAAATAAAGTCAAATTCTCAAGGTCTTGTTGATATTGATGAGCTAAGAAAAAAGGTAAATGAAGATGTTGCTGCCTTTATGATAACAAATCCAAATACCCTTGGTTTGTTTGAATCCAATATAAAACTTATATCTGAGATTTTACATGAAAAGGATATTCTCCTTTATATGGATGGAGCAAATTTAAACGCACTGCTTGGTATAACAAGACCAGGAGATTCAGGAGTTGATATTTTGCACTTTAATTTACACAAAACTTTTTCTACACCTCATGGAGCAGGAGGTCCTGGTTCAGGTCCAATAGGTGTTAAAAAGTTTCTTGAAAAATATCTTCCAGTTCCAAGAATTGTTGAAAGAAAAGGTAATTTTGAACTTTCCTATGATTTTCCCCATTCAATAGGTAAAGTTCATGCTTTTTACGGTCATCCACTTATATGGATAAGAGCCTTTGCCTATATTTTAAGAATAGGCAGGGAAAATTTAAGAAAAATTGCTGAATTTGCAATTTTAAATGCCAATTATTTAAGAAGGAAACTTGAAAAATATTTTGAAAATCCTTATTCTGATAGACCATCAATGCATGAGTTTGTTTTATCTGCTGAAAACATTAAAAGAAAATACGGTGTTAAAGCACTTGATATTGCTAAAAGACTCCTTGATTATGGATTTCATGCTCCAACTATGTATTTTCCTTTAATTGTTAAAGAAGCTTTAATGATTGAACCCACTGAAACAGAATCCCTTGAAACTCTTGATGCTTTTGCTGAAGTGATTGAAAAGATAATGAAGGAGATTGAGGAAAATCCTGACCTTGTAAAAAATGCTCCTCATAATGCTCCGGTAAAAAGGTTAGATGAGGCAAAAGCAAATAAGGATCTTGATGTAAGGTATACTTTTAGTGAGTAA
- a CDS encoding glutamate mutase L, which translates to MERELRRILATDCGSTTTKAILIEKRGDRYCLVARGEAPTTVEKPFEDVTKGALNAFRELEELTGIQILDGEKIIKGAEEKRGVDLYVSTSSAGGGLQMMVAGVVKSMTAESAARAALGAGAIVMETIASNDGRLPYKRVELIRELRPDMILLAGGIDGGTKKHVIELAELIRAAEPKPRFGISYKLPVIYAGNKDAREDIKKILDDKTALSLVDNIRPVLEVENLKPARDKIHDLFLEHVMAHAPGYPKLMSWTDVPIMPTPGAVGLLMQKIAEMEGIEVLGVDIGGATTDVFSVFQGIFNRTVSANLGMSYSISNVMVEAGMENILRWIPFKIKESELRNRIRNKMIRPTTIPQTLEDLIVEQAIAREALRLALLQHKQMAVGLKGIQQERTISDVFAQTMTGETLVNMMTLGMIIGSGGVLSHAPRRNQAALMMIDAFQPEGFTYLTVDSIFMMPHLGVLSTVHEKSAMEVFEKDCLIWLGTCIAPKGIGKKDKKTCYLKIIKENGEEIDIEIKFGGLKRVPLGIGEKAKVIAEPEKGFDLGEGPGKKVEREIRGGVVGIILDGRGRPLEIPKDEGERVNMFSEWILSLDVYPKESFIELLKR; encoded by the coding sequence ATGGAGAGAGAACTCAGACGGATCCTTGCAACTGATTGTGGGAGTACCACGACAAAGGCTATTTTAATTGAAAAAAGAGGTGATAGATATTGTCTTGTTGCAAGAGGTGAGGCACCTACTACAGTAGAAAAACCTTTTGAGGATGTTACAAAGGGAGCTTTAAATGCTTTTAGGGAACTTGAAGAACTAACAGGAATTCAGATTCTGGATGGAGAGAAAATAATAAAAGGAGCAGAAGAAAAAAGGGGTGTTGATTTATATGTTTCAACTTCTTCAGCAGGTGGGGGACTTCAGATGATGGTTGCAGGGGTTGTAAAGAGTATGACAGCTGAATCTGCAGCAAGAGCAGCTCTCGGTGCAGGTGCTATTGTAATGGAAACAATTGCTTCAAATGATGGAAGATTGCCTTATAAAAGGGTTGAACTTATAAGAGAGCTAAGACCTGATATGATACTTCTTGCAGGTGGAATTGACGGAGGAACAAAAAAACATGTAATTGAACTTGCAGAGTTAATAAGAGCTGCTGAACCAAAACCAAGATTTGGAATAAGCTACAAGTTACCTGTAATTTATGCAGGAAATAAGGATGCAAGGGAAGATATAAAAAAAATTTTAGATGATAAAACAGCTCTTTCTCTTGTTGATAATATAAGACCTGTTCTTGAGGTTGAAAATTTAAAGCCAGCAAGAGATAAAATTCATGACCTTTTTCTTGAACATGTTATGGCTCATGCTCCAGGTTATCCAAAACTTATGAGTTGGACTGATGTTCCAATAATGCCAACACCTGGGGCAGTTGGACTTTTAATGCAGAAAATAGCTGAAATGGAAGGTATAGAAGTTCTGGGAGTTGATATAGGTGGTGCAACTACTGATGTATTCAGTGTATTTCAGGGAATATTTAATAGAACTGTAAGTGCTAATCTTGGAATGAGTTATTCGATTTCAAATGTAATGGTTGAGGCTGGTATGGAAAATATACTTAGATGGATTCCATTTAAAATAAAGGAAAGTGAATTAAGAAACAGAATAAGAAATAAGATGATAAGACCAACAACAATACCTCAAACTCTTGAAGATCTCATAGTTGAACAGGCAATAGCAAGAGAGGCTTTAAGGCTTGCTCTTTTACAGCACAAGCAAATGGCTGTTGGTTTAAAAGGTATTCAGCAGGAAAGAACAATTTCTGATGTTTTTGCTCAGACAATGACAGGAGAAACACTTGTGAATATGATGACTTTGGGTATGATTATCGGTTCAGGAGGAGTTCTTTCTCATGCTCCGAGAAGAAATCAGGCTGCTTTAATGATGATAGATGCCTTTCAACCAGAAGGTTTCACTTATTTAACAGTGGATTCAATCTTTATGATGCCCCATCTCGGTGTTCTTTCAACAGTTCATGAAAAATCAGCTATGGAAGTTTTTGAAAAGGATTGTCTCATATGGCTTGGAACCTGTATAGCACCAAAGGGGATAGGTAAAAAGGATAAAAAAACATGTTATTTAAAGATAATAAAAGAAAATGGAGAAGAAATAGATATAGAAATTAAATTTGGTGGATTAAAAAGAGTTCCACTTGGAATAGGTGAAAAGGCTAAGGTGATAGCAGAACCAGAGAAAGGGTTTGATCTTGGAGAAGGTCCTGGAAAGAAAGTGGAAAGAGAGATAAGGGGTGGGGTGGTTGGAATTATACTTGATGGAAGGGGAAGACCTCTTGAAATTCCGAAAGATGAAGGGGAAAGGGTTAATATGTTTTCAGAATGGATTTTATCCCTTGATGTTTATCCAAAAGAAAGTTTCATTGAACTTTTAAAAAGATAA
- a CDS encoding heavy metal-associated domain-containing protein: MEKIKIKIEGMTCQGCVRSITKVLERMGAKEINVSLEKSEAEFIIDDIEKIERIKKEIELIGYLVN, translated from the coding sequence ATGGAAAAAATTAAGATAAAAATTGAGGGAATGACCTGTCAGGGATGTGTGAGAAGTATAACAAAAGTTCTTGAAAGAATGGGAGCAAAGGAAATAAATGTATCCCTTGAAAAAAGTGAAGCAGAATTTATTATTGATGACATAGAGAAAATTGAAAGAATCAAAAAAGAAATAGAATTGATCGGATATTTGGTAAATTAA
- the pbpC gene encoding penicillin-binding protein 1C, with the protein MPFILKLTKNKYLIFLIFVSIFLLLIYAIPLPENINPEWSKIVRFRDGSPMRVYITSDEKWRIFIPLEKIDPLFVKTTILYEDKYFYYHPGFNPFSLLRALIQNIKERKIVSGGSTITMQLARILEPKERTIINKLIEIFRAIQFELRLGKRKILELYLNIAPYGGNIEGIGAAMLFYYGRLPINMTPEEVAFLVSLPQSPSIRFQKEKDKITGRNRVLKIMFDKGLISESDYLEGIKAQIPELKKTPFYAPHISDFLVLNYSQNDIKSTIDKEIQQKIENIAKSYKKRIRDMGATNLSVVVIENKTRKVRGVIGSLDYFDKENQGEVRGFYAYRSPGSTLKPFLYILAIEDGLINPLSLIEDAPYKFGDFEPVNFLKDFKGLVKAEEALSNSLNIPFILILKRYGYSRFVKKLMEAGLEGPLSFEKYGLPIITGGMDVRLLDLTNLYVTIAKGGMHGKYVLIEDENTEEKELFNKGACFLALKSLSKRERPEAPNLKRFVMPSGRVCWKTGTSFGRRDAWSIGFEKDFTVGVWVGNFSGEGSDSIIGVKLAAPIMFDIIKAIEKPFNGFFEWEYEAINEIDSVEVCAFSGYKKGNACSETKLAPMLRNAHTYIECPFHKKFIIEKKTGYRANPYKNYKENEIVEKTFIVFPPPVQKILGGKGKPPEFPPDFKIVEKKEKLKIVSPIDNALYLIPKGIKRASKIPLMGFTSSKKDTIFWFLNGKFIGRTRSGEVLEIEPNEEEIVIAGQDGIGNTEVVRIQVIRE; encoded by the coding sequence ATGCCTTTTATTTTAAAGTTAACAAAAAATAAATATTTAATTTTTTTAATTTTTGTTTCTATTTTCCTTCTTTTAATTTATGCTATTCCCTTACCTGAAAATATAAATCCTGAATGGTCAAAAATTGTTAGGTTCAGAGATGGTTCCCCAATGAGGGTTTATATAACCTCTGATGAAAAATGGAGAATCTTTATACCCCTTGAAAAAATTGATCCACTCTTTGTTAAAACAACAATACTCTATGAGGATAAATATTTTTATTATCATCCTGGTTTTAATCCCTTTTCCCTTTTAAGGGCACTCATTCAGAACATAAAGGAAAGGAAAATTGTTTCAGGTGGTTCAACAATAACAATGCAATTAGCAAGGATTCTTGAACCAAAGGAAAGAACAATAATAAACAAATTGATTGAAATTTTTAGAGCAATTCAATTTGAATTAAGGCTCGGTAAAAGGAAAATACTTGAACTATACCTAAATATTGCACCTTATGGAGGAAACATTGAAGGTATAGGTGCTGCAATGCTTTTCTATTATGGAAGATTACCTATTAATATGACACCTGAGGAGGTTGCTTTTTTAGTTTCACTCCCCCAGTCTCCTTCAATAAGATTTCAAAAGGAAAAAGATAAAATTACAGGAAGAAACAGGGTTTTAAAAATTATGTTTGATAAGGGTCTAATAAGTGAAAGTGATTATCTTGAAGGAATAAAAGCACAAATACCTGAATTAAAAAAGACTCCCTTTTATGCTCCACATATAAGTGATTTTCTTGTTTTGAATTATTCTCAAAACGATATAAAAAGCACTATTGATAAGGAAATCCAACAAAAAATTGAAAATATTGCAAAATCTTACAAAAAGAGAATAAGGGATATGGGGGCGACAAATTTAAGTGTAGTTGTAATTGAAAATAAAACAAGAAAAGTAAGGGGGGTTATAGGTTCTCTTGATTATTTTGATAAGGAAAATCAGGGTGAGGTGAGAGGTTTTTATGCTTACAGGTCCCCTGGTTCTACTTTAAAACCTTTTCTTTATATTCTTGCAATAGAAGATGGACTAATAAACCCTTTATCACTTATTGAAGATGCACCTTACAAATTTGGTGATTTTGAACCTGTAAATTTTTTGAAAGATTTTAAAGGTCTTGTAAAAGCTGAGGAAGCCCTTTCTAATTCTTTAAATATCCCCTTTATATTAATTTTAAAAAGATACGGCTACTCAAGATTTGTTAAAAAATTAATGGAAGCTGGTTTAGAAGGCCCTCTAAGTTTTGAAAAATACGGGCTTCCAATAATAACAGGTGGTATGGATGTTAGACTTTTAGATTTAACAAATTTATATGTAACAATTGCAAAAGGTGGTATGCATGGTAAATATGTTTTAATTGAGGATGAAAATACAGAAGAAAAGGAACTATTTAACAAAGGGGCATGTTTTTTAGCATTAAAATCATTATCAAAAAGAGAAAGACCTGAGGCTCCAAATTTAAAAAGATTTGTCATGCCGTCAGGAAGGGTATGCTGGAAAACAGGAACCTCTTTTGGTAGAAGGGATGCATGGTCAATTGGATTTGAGAAAGACTTCACAGTTGGTGTATGGGTTGGAAATTTTAGTGGTGAAGGTTCTGACAGTATTATTGGAGTAAAATTAGCTGCACCGATAATGTTTGATATAATAAAAGCAATAGAAAAACCTTTTAATGGATTCTTTGAATGGGAATATGAAGCAATTAATGAAATAGATTCAGTTGAGGTATGTGCCTTTTCAGGATATAAAAAAGGAAATGCTTGCAGTGAAACAAAACTTGCACCAATGTTAAGGAATGCTCACACTTATATAGAATGTCCATTTCATAAGAAGTTTATTATAGAGAAGAAAACAGGATACAGAGCAAATCCTTATAAAAATTATAAGGAAAATGAAATTGTTGAAAAAACCTTTATTGTATTTCCTCCACCGGTTCAGAAAATTTTAGGTGGTAAGGGTAAACCCCCTGAATTTCCCCCTGATTTTAAAATTGTTGAAAAAAAGGAAAAATTGAAAATAGTAAGTCCTATTGATAATGCCTTATATTTAATTCCAAAGGGGATAAAAAGGGCATCAAAAATTCCCTTAATGGGTTTTACCTCATCAAAAAAAGATACTATATTCTGGTTTTTAAATGGAAAATTTATTGGCAGGACAAGGTCAGGAGAAGTTCTTGAAATAGAACCCAATGAAGAAGAAATTGTAATTGCAGGTCAGGATGGGATTGGTAATACTGAAGTAGTTCGTATTCAGGTTATAAGAGAATAA